The DNA region AGCAAGCACTTAGGTACCACAACCACCCCACTGCCCTCACCCTTCCTGAAATTTAAAACACCTCAATAtcttccccccacacacactttcacagtgtcattcTCAAATGACTTCCACTGAGACACATCAAACCTGTGATGTCTACACAAGAAAATGTTCCTGTGGTGTTTCAGTCTGTTCCTGCTGCTGTCTCAGACATACCAAAAGCAAGATCTGAAATcatgaaactcttagaagaaaatataggcagtactctctttgacattggtcttaaagacatctttttgtctcctcaggcaagggaaacaaaagcaaaaattaatcaACGGAACTCTAAGAAACTAAAATGCTTTTCCACAGTGaaggacaaaacaaaaacacagcctACTacatgggagaagatatttgcaaacagtaCATccgataaggggttaatattcaaaatatacaaaagccTCATGCGactcaacatcaaaaagaaaaaaccagcACTCTGACTAAACATAGGCAGAGGACatgagtagacatttttccaaagaagacaaacacacggccaagagacacaagaaaagatgctcagtatcactcatCTTCAAGGAATGCACATCAAAAGCAGAATGAGctcccacctcacacctgtcagaatagctgttattaaaaaagacaacaaataacaaagaTGTGGATAGAAGGGAGCCTTTGTGCACTGTTGTTGGAATTGTAAATTGGGGTGGCCATTATGGGAAACaatacagaggttcctcaaaaaattaaaaacagaattgccatatgatccagcaatttcacttcggggtatttactcaaagaaaacaaaaacaataagttgataatatatatgcacaccaatgttcactgcagcattatttgcagtAGTCAAGATATGAGAGCAGCCTAATGGTCCATTGATAGATGAgtgaatatataatatacatataatattactcagaaataaaaaatgaaatcttgccatttttgacaacttggatgaatctaCAGCATattaaggagggcttccctggtggctcagagggtaaagaatctgcctgcaatgcaggagactcaggtttgatccctaagtcaggaagatcccctggagaagggcatgtcaattcagtctagtattcttgcctggagaatcccatggacagaggagcctggtgggtgatgatccataggactgcaaagagtcggacatgactgaagtgacttagcacacatgcattcagggcatattatgctaagtggaataagtCAGGTACAGAAATACGACTACCACATGATCctgtacatggaatctaaaaaagaaagcatacaaacaaaacaaaatgaaaacggACTCACAGAAAACAAGTGGGTGGTTGCTGGCGGGGAGGAAGTGGTGGTGATGAGGCCAAACAGGCAAAGGAGATCAAGAAGTGCAAACCACCACTTAGAAACACAGTGAGCCGTAAGGATGCAGCAGACAACATAAGGAATATGGTCAGCAAACCACCACTTAGAAACACAGTAAGCCATAAGGATGCAGCAGACAACATAAGGAATATGGTCAGCAAACCACCACTTAGAAACACAGTAAGCCGTAAGGATGCAGCAGACAACATAAGGAATATGGTCAGCAAACCACCACTTAGAAACACAGTAAGCCGTAAGGATGCAGCAGACAACATAAGGAATATGGTCAGCAAACCACCACTTAGAAACACAGTAAGCCGTAAGGATGCAACAGACAACATAAGGAATATGGTCAGCAAACCACCACTTAGAAACACTGTAAGCCGTAAGGATGCAGCAGGCAATATAAGGAATGTGGTCAGCAAACCACCACTTAGAAACACTGTAAGCCATAAGGATGCAGCAGGCAACATAAGGAATGTGGTCAGCAAACCACCACTTAGAAACACAGTGAGCCGTAAGGATGCAGCAGACAACATAAGGAATATGGTCAGCAAACCACCACTTAGAAACACAGTGAGCCGTAAGGATGCAGCAGACAACATAAGGAATATGGTCAGCAAACCACCACTTAGAAACACAGTAAGCCATAAGGATGCAACAGACAACATAAGGAATATGGTCAGCAAACCACCACTTAGAAACACTGTAAGCCATAAGGATGCAACAGACAACATAAGGAATGTGGTCAATGAGATCGTAATAACTTTGTGTTGGGACAAGTGGTTACTAGACTTACCGTGGTGATCAAttcataatgtatgcaaatgtcaaatcactatgtagtttacctgaaactaatacaatattgtacatcaatgttatttcaataaaaattaaagagccCTTAAAATATTGACCCAACATGCAAATAACTGCCATCAAGAAAAAGACTAGTATTACTTAAAGAAATACAAGACCATGTCATCAACCACATAAAATTGACAATGTCCAGCAATCAGTGAAAAATTACTAGACATAAAGAAGTAGGAACATATGAcacttaatgaaagaaaaattactcaATGATTCAGGGTTAGACATGACAGAGGAAACAGATCTAGCAGACAGATACATTAAAGCATTTATTACAAATATGATCCATATACTCAAGGacataaaggaaaacattaacacaataaaagagaaatatgagattaaaaactaaggaaatgaaCCTCTGGCGATGAAAATAAATGATCTGAGGTAAGAATTTCGCTGAATGAGACTAAGAGCTGATTCAACATTGTGGAAGAATAATCAGTAAACTTGAAGATATAGAACAGATCCTATTCAAACTGAAGAGTATAGAGAAAAAAGACTAGAAATGGTGAACAGATGCTCAGGGCCGATAGTGTGATAGTATTGGGCAATACCACATATGTAAACTTGGAGATGCAGAGGAGAATAGGAGAATAGAGACAGGAAGactagaaatatatacatatacatatatatataaaagactagaaatatatatatataataaaaatatatatgtaaacattgaCTTCAATTTCACAAATTTGATCACAAGTATAAAATTTCAGATTCAAGATACTTAACACACTCCAAGTAGGATAATCTCTGTCTCcttctcactcacacacacatacatacacatttacaCATCAAGGCacatattaatttaattatttaatttatttttaaaccatgactcatggcttgtgggatcttagttccccaactagggattgaacccatgctcttGGCAATGAAAgtggggagtcctaaccactggacagccagatgATTCCCTTAATCAAATTTTTTAAAcccagtgaaaaagagaaaatgttaaaacCAGCCAGAGAAAGATATAAACTACAAAGAAAGATGAAAGTAACAGAATTCTCATAAGAAACTAAGCAAGCCAAAATAATTTGAAcaacagaaaagaggaaaatttaaCCTAGAATTCCTAATACAATAAAAGTACCTTTCCAAAACTGACGTAAGTGAAAACTTTTCCAGGTAAACAATGGCTGAAAAAATTCATTACCAACACACCTACActaaaaaaatataggaaaagacTTTCAGGTAAAAGGAAAATGATACTATAGAGAAAATACttggtttttgtttagttgctaaatcgtgtctgattcttttgtgatcccatgaactgtagcccgccaggctcctctgtccatggggattcttcaggcaagaatactggagtgggttgccatttccttctccagagcctcttcctgacccaggaattgaacccacatctcctgcatcggcaggcggattcttttccactgagccagctgggaagcccagaggaacTATGTTCTTGTCTTAAATTCCAAATAAATCTGAGAAACGAGGCAGGGTTATCTTAAAGCGAAAGGGCAGCTTTGTCGTTCACAAGGTTCGCAAACCAGGGATAAGAAGCCTTTGGCTGTAACCAAAAGTATGTTCCTTGGAGGTGAAGGGGTGAGGGACTTCGAAAAACACAAACCACAGAAGCAACAGGAGGGGATTTGCCAAAAGAGACTGGATGGACCAGTCTGGATGGCCCTGGCAGACGGACCCCAAGTTCTTGCTGGCTGACCTGTAGTTTCCGATGACGGCTGTCATCAGAGCATGTCCTGAGCGGTTTCTCAAGTGGGAATCTTAGCACAAGCAGAAATTCTTACAgtttttgtttgtggtttttctAAGAACACAGTGTACGTGACTGAACCCTATGTCTGTCATGACTGCCTGGCTCCAGTTTATTTGGGGTCCCTGGGAGCCACAGTGGGTCCATTTTCCATGTTCCCTCCACAGGGAAAGCCTCTAATGTTTACTCCTCCTTGTGTCAAAGTCTTAGTggctcaatcctgtccaactgtttgcgaccccatggactgtagcccgccaggctcctctgtccatggcactctccaggcaaaaatactgcagtgggttgctattctcttctccaggggacctgcctggcccaggaattgaacccacgtctcctgcgtctcctgtattggcaggcggattccttaccactgagccacctgggaagcccccttaggGGATGTTGTTTTTCCaataaaagaatgaagagcaACTGAAATGATTCACATATATGCCTAAACATAAAATagttaatttttctaattaaaaaaaaaatctcctttggGACTTCCTTcatgggccagtggttaagagttcaccCTCCAATGCATggggtgtgggttggatccctggtcagtaAGCTGAGATCTCACTTGCCTTACGGCCAAAAATCAGAAAACAGGaacaagggggcttccctggtggctacgtggtaaagaacctgtctgccaatgcaggagaccctggttcaatccttggattgggaagatcccctggaggagggaatggctacccactccagtattcttgcctgggaaatcccatggacagaggagcctggtgggcccacgtgattgcaaagagttggacatgactgagcaactacactttcGCACATTATATTTTTACAGGTTGCATTATGTGCATATCAAAACCACTCCAAGGTAAGCACACAGAAGAAAAACTATTACATGTGGCACAGTTCAATTTTGTAATAAGAACATCTGTTTCCTCCTTGCCCTCCCAACCGTTCCTGTAGAATGATCAGGAAGACACTTGGAGACCAGATGTGATGAGATGTTATTCCTGGGTAGGACTTGGGCCAGGTCTTCTAGCACCTCCTTGTCCACAGACTTCTGGAGCACCCCCAGGAAGGACCAGGCTTAGTCACACCTCCTAGCCCTACTCCCCTGTGTCCTTCTGAACCCGTAAGGGAAACACAGATCAGAAATAAGAGGTCAGTTTGTTGGTTTCTTCACCAAATGTGTTGGAGTCAGTTTCACGGAGGGTTTGCTCTGGAAAGGACAAGACAGAAGGCCACAGGAGGggtcccttcccccctccccccaatgcAGGGACACCTTGAAAGTGCTTCTCACCTGGTGTAGTAGATCCAGAAGAGGCCACAGGTAAGGAGGGAACCAGCCCCCACCAGGGCCCCCCTCAGCAGGGTGAGGACCAGGGGCCAGGAGCCATGACTCTCTCCAAAGTCTTGGGGGCAGAAAGAGGAGACACCTGCAGGAGGAAGGCAGAGGCGAGGTGTGAGTTCACACCTTAGCCCCGCTTACGGCCCCAGCTCCGAAAGACAGCATCcggacgtccctggtggttcggtggttaggaatccgcctgccaatacaggggacacccattccattcctggtttgggaagatcccacttgctgcaaagCAACTacgcccatgtgccacaactactgcgcccaagcgcctagagcctgtgctccgcaactagagaaccCACCGCAATAAGAGGCCCGAACAAAGCAACCAGAGAAAGATCTTACGCAGCAGTgaaaacccagcgcagccagaaagcaaagaactgggGGATTGTTGCTTATACTCACCCAGTACCACTAGGTCTAAGGACACGCGGTCGGAGCCGCTCAGGTGCTGAGCTTTGCAGGTGACCGCTCCTCCATCCCCTAAGACCACCTGGGGCAGCTCTAGGACCGCAGGATCCAAAGGCTGGGAGGGGCTCAAGGTCGGGCTCCCCCGGGCCCAGCTTACATTGGCGGGGGGGTTGCTGTCGACGACACAGACCAGGCGCAGGGACTGACCCTCCCGGACTCGCAGGGAGGTGGCATTGCCCAGGATCTCGGGGACTGGGGACTCAGAGAGAGCAGGAAGGGCAGGGCTGAGAGGccctccccctcacccccgccCTTCCTCCCAGATATAGGACAGTGGCTCTGAGATTTCATCACCGGCAAGGGCAAGTAGGGGTGAGGTCGGggcgggggaaggagaggcaaTTCAGTGAACCCAGGACACAAGGATGGATGTTAGAAGAAGAGTTGGCTGTATCTCAACCTGGGAGATAATATCCCAGGAGGTGGCCTCTGATGTGTGAGCATGTGCCGGGCATGGACACTTGTGGGTCTGGCCACATGTAGGCCTGCACACAGGTGATGAAAGAGAAGGGGGacacagagggaaggaggagggtcaGCTCTGGGCCTGCAGACACCCCTCTGTGGCCCCAATTATGGCAGGCTGGACAAGGCTCAGCTGGAGGCTGACAGGCCAGAGGGGAGGCTGCTCCAAGTCCAGGTGAGAGAGAGAATGCAGGCCTGAGCTGAGGCTGTGGTCgtggaggtggaggaagggaggaCATGAGGCATTTTCAGGAAGTCAAGCTTGCAAACTAAGTCTTGGGGGAGGGTTGAGTGAGACACAGTCCAAAGGAATTTCTGAGATGCAGACTCTGATTACTCAGATCGGAGGGTCCTGACCAAGAGGAAGTGGAGGACACTCAGgacagagatttgtgagggcCTTCAGTGCGGAGGCTAGAAAACTCCAGGGTGAATGAACTTGACCTTGCCCTCCTGAAGAAATGGGCAGGAAGCTGGTATTAGcgtgtgttagtcacccagtcatgtctgactctttgaaactccatggactgtagcccgccaggctcctctgcccatgcaagtctccaggtgagaatactggagtgggtagccactctcttctccagaggatcttcctgacccagggatcgaaccttggtctcctgtattgcaggtggattctttaccatctgagccaccacggaagaccAGGAGCCTGGTACCCAGCTTGGGAACTCAGTCTGCTCCGGGGAGGTGGAGATGGCacagtcagaaagagacagagaatcaGGGAAAGGATGGCATGGCAAAGTGAGGGGTGAGGAGAGGTGGGAAGAGAGGGAACAAGGGGAGATGACAGTGAATAGTCACCTAGGAGTCCACAGTGGCCCCAGAGAGAGTCCTGCCAAGGGACagagtggggggcaggggaggggagacaTAGGAGCCAAGAGGGGTGAGTGGTCAGGGGCCTGATTCTGTTCAGTCTTCACAGCATCCCCCCATCTGACCTCCATGCTGCCCAGGGACCTCACACCTGTGCTGTTTTCCCAGAAGACCCGAATATCCAGGTTCTGTGGGGCGTctggaagaaaaaggaataaaaatcctGCTGCATTGTAATGGGGGGTCAGGAGTAAGGGGTGAGGCAGAAGTCTCCGTGTCTTCATCCCAGCTTTTCTCCAAGAAGAGTCCCCGAGTTTCCCACCAAGAaccctgcctctccctcccctgGGGGAGGACCACATCCGGGACCCAGGCTCTTGGGCCCCCACTCACAGGACACATTGAGCCTGATGGTCACCTCTGTGCTCACACCAGCTCCGGGGAAGGTTACGCGACACGTGAGGTTGGTGCCGTGGTCCTGAGGCCTCGGGGTGAGGATGAGCACTGAGGAGTGGGGACTCTCAGGGTGCAGGGAGGTGAGGGCGACCCCAGTCCAGGAGAAGGTGGGGGGCGTCCCCCTGTCACAGGCCCATGGCACTGCACAGGTGAAGTTGGTGGGGCGGCCGGATGCTAGGGTCCCCTGGACGTGGATGTCAGGTGTGTCTGCCAGAGCTGGATAGAGCAGACCCAGGACTGGAGCGGGGACCCCTGTGTGCCCCTCAGAGCATCTGTTCCCCAGCATCCTGTATCCCTGGGTCCCCCCTCCCCAGGATGAGAAGACAGGgttcccctcccaccctgccctgggGACCCTCAGGACTCCTGTATGTGTGTCCTCCCCTTGACCCCATCCTTACCCATCACACGAACGGAGAGCAGATTCAATGCATAACTATATCTCACAGTAGGCCCTCTCTCCAACCTAAAGATGTATGTCCCCGTGTCcctcctctgagcatctctgatgTCCAGGGAGCAGTTGTAGGCCCGGGGGTCTCCAACGAGGAGGAATTGGCCCTGGGCCTCACTGACCACCGCATGTTCTGGGTTGTTTGTGGCCACTGCCGGAACTCCATGGGAATCTACCCTTTTCTGGAACCAGTAGCCGTGAGCTGGGCCAGAGTCGTTCCAGCCTTCCCGGGGATAGGTGACGGAGCAGGGCAAGTGGACACACAGGCCCTCCTGCACTGACACGGACGGCTGCGCGTCCAGCCAGTATCTCGGATTCTGAGCCAGGGACCCTGCGGGGAATCGAGGGTCAGccgagccccgccccgcccacccccgccccgccgtcCACTCACCCGCCcacagcagcggcagcagcagcagcggcagcatgtCTGAGCCGGAGGGTGTCTGGGCGTCCTGTGTGtgaaaagagaaggggaaggcgAGAGGGAGGTAGGGCTGTGGGGAGACCCGTGGGAAGCCGGGGAGGAGCACGAGACTCTTCACAGAAGAGgaacttctcctcctcctcctcctccacaaaCAGCGGACAGGACACCCCTGGGCCCAGAGACCCAGAGACCTGCCCAGAGAGGAGCAGACACGCAGGGGACCCCTGTCCTGACCCCCATCTGGGGCTCATCCCTCCAGCACCAGAGCTTGGACCTGTGAGGACTCTGAGGGCTGGGACTCAGGCGGCCTCCTAAGGTTCTCCCATCCGAGCTCCGCTGTCTACACCAGGGCCCTGCTCAACTCTTCTCTGGACCCAGAGAGTCACAGCCTCACGGAGACCCTCGGGTGGTCATTCCTGCGAGATGTCAGGCTCTTTATGGTCTGTGGGAGCGTCTGGAGCAGAAGACAAGAAGGGACTCCTGAGTGGAGTGGAGGCAGCAGCCCACCACCCATTCACGCATCCCCCCACTGGTGAGCATCTCTGGGTGGTGACCTGAAGGCCAGAAGGGATCCGACTCACCTGGTCCCCGCCCGAGAGATGCCCCCCGCCCGGGGCCCTCACTTCCTCCCCAGACACACAGAGCTGCCGGCTCTAGAGCTTTGTCGCTTGTGAGACTGCCATGAGTCCTGGCAGCATGCTGGGGTTTTTTTAAGTGAGTATGATTTCTCTCACTCCAATAAAAAACTAACTCTTTTCCGACAGAGAAGCTTGAAACTGTCAACAACAAATCCTTATTCCTCTTTGTCCCATCTCCTGGCCTCCCCAGTTCTAGTTTTCTGTCTTTAGGAAATTGACACCTTTGGTACCTCGTAGATGTGGAATAATATACCATTTGGCTTTCTGTGACTGGGTTATTGAAGGTACCATAATGTCCCTAGAGTTCATCCACCTGGTGGCATGTGTCAGAGATTCCctcctggatttccctggtggctcagtggtttagaatccgcctgacaatgcaggggacatgggttcgatcctcggCCAGGAAGCATCCTACATGCTGGAAAGCACCTAAGCCCGTGCCACACAAttacctgcctgcctgccctggaAACTGGGCCACACAAGGACAAAAGCTACAACAATGAGAAatccatacaccacaactagacTGAAACCCTAGCTGGCTGCAACCAGACAAagccacgtgcagcaacaaagacccagcagaggtAGAAATGAATAGACAGTCCTTCCTTTTCCAGGCCGAATAATTGCCCATGGTTTTGTTGATCTGTTCATCGGCTGAGGGGCACTTGGATTGCTTCCGTTGTCTGGCTGTTGTGAACACACTACCAGAAACACGAGTGTGCTAATGTCTCCAAGAGTCCATCCTCTCAATCTCCTTGGAGATAGTCAGAGGTGGAATGGCTGGATCAtgctaataatatatttaatttccgAGGAAGTACCATTATCTTACCATCTCACTGACTTGCTGCCCCCCTGACTTAACCGCGGCTGTGATCAACTTACACTAACTATATGTTTGAAGGTGTTTATCTTGGACCCCTCTCCTGATCTCTAGACATTCCTGTCCAGCTCTCTCCCTGGCATCACAGTTGCATACCTAAGGGCTTCGCAGGAAAAACACGGCATTTCAAAGTCCTACTCTCTGAAGCCCTCCACGTAACACAACTCCATCTACCCAATTGTTCAGGA from Cervus elaphus chromosome 4, mCerEla1.1, whole genome shotgun sequence includes:
- the LOC122692471 gene encoding sialic acid-binding Ig-like lectin 12 isoform X2; its protein translation is MLPLLLLPLLWAGSLAQNPRYWLDAQPSVSVQEGLCVHLPCSVTYPREGWNDSGPAHGYWFQKRVDSHGVPAVATNNPEHAVVSEAQGQFLLVGDPRAYNCSLDIRDAQRRDTGTYIFRLERGPTVRYSYALNLLSVRVMVLILTPRPQDHGTNLTCRVTFPGAGVSTEVTIRLNVSYAPQNLDIRVFWENSTGVRSLGSMEVRWGDAVKTEQNQAPDHSPLLAPMSPLPCPPLCPLAGLSLGPLWTPR
- the LOC122692471 gene encoding sialic acid-binding Ig-like lectin 14 isoform X1: MLPLLLLPLLWAGSLAQNPRYWLDAQPSVSVQEGLCVHLPCSVTYPREGWNDSGPAHGYWFQKRVDSHGVPAVATNNPEHAVVSEAQGQFLLVGDPRAYNCSLDIRDAQRRDTGTYIFRLERGPTVRYSYALNLLSVRVMALADTPDIHVQGTLASGRPTNFTCAVPWACDRGTPPTFSWTGVALTSLHPESPHSSVLILTPRPQDHGTNLTCRVTFPGAGVSTEVTIRLNVSYAPQNLDIRVFWENSTGVRSLGSMEVRWGDAVKTEQNQAPDHSPLLAPMSPLPCPPLCPLAGLSLGPLWTPR